One Flagellimonas sp. CMM7 genomic region harbors:
- a CDS encoding site-specific integrase: MRTLSTFSILFWVYTKRSKNNQAPIYARITVNKKKLNISLKRRVETRLWNNQKQRINGTNEKARNINQYLDEVYAKLFQCYQELRSENKSITPQTIKLRYTGDDKIERYTLREIIEYHNTSMFQKLHGNTSRLYLTSQKYILLFVKKKYKVDDLELSSLDYKFILSFESFLRNYSPRHYKKRIGNNAVMKHIQRLRRMVSLAHQLEWIDRDPFVKFKQKLTPTHRGFLTPEELKHIEELKIKSTRLKLVKDLFVFSCYTGISYIDVMLLTNESLVLGLDKTNWIMTQRQKTRNAVKIPLLSKASEIIERYRHDKRSLINGTLFPRISNQKINAYLKEVAKLAKVRKNLTFHMARHTFATTVTLTNGVPIETISKMLGHRKLTTTQIYAKVLEKKVSDDMQLLREKLEQS, translated from the coding sequence ATGAGAACTCTCTCTACATTTTCCATTCTATTTTGGGTATACACCAAAAGATCAAAGAACAATCAAGCACCTATTTACGCCAGAATAACAGTAAATAAGAAAAAGCTCAATATTAGCCTTAAACGACGGGTGGAAACTCGTCTTTGGAACAACCAAAAACAACGAATTAATGGAACGAATGAAAAAGCTCGAAATATTAACCAATATTTGGATGAGGTATACGCAAAGTTGTTTCAATGCTATCAAGAACTTAGGTCAGAAAATAAATCGATAACCCCTCAAACCATAAAGTTGAGGTATACAGGTGACGACAAAATTGAGCGTTACACATTACGAGAAATCATTGAGTACCACAATACAAGTATGTTCCAAAAGCTTCATGGAAATACTTCTAGACTTTACCTGACCAGCCAAAAATATATTTTGCTATTTGTCAAGAAAAAGTACAAGGTAGATGATTTAGAACTTTCAAGTCTTGACTATAAATTCATACTAAGTTTTGAAAGTTTTCTAAGGAATTACAGTCCCCGGCATTATAAAAAACGAATTGGTAACAACGCCGTGATGAAACATATTCAAAGGCTACGTAGAATGGTGTCTTTGGCCCATCAACTTGAATGGATTGACCGCGACCCATTTGTGAAATTCAAACAAAAATTAACCCCTACGCACAGAGGTTTTCTGACACCTGAGGAATTGAAACATATAGAAGAGCTGAAAATTAAATCGACAAGATTAAAATTAGTGAAAGATCTATTCGTGTTCAGTTGCTATACAGGAATAAGTTATATAGATGTAATGCTATTAACAAATGAAAGTCTAGTGCTAGGGTTGGATAAAACTAACTGGATAATGACACAACGGCAAAAGACAAGAAACGCAGTCAAAATTCCATTGCTTTCAAAAGCATCAGAGATAATTGAACGTTACAGGCATGATAAAAGGTCATTGATTAACGGTACACTTTTCCCAAGAATATCCAATCAAAAAATCAATGCTTATTTGAAGGAAGTTGCGAAGCTCGCCAAGGTAAGAAAGAATCTTACTTTTCATATGGCGCGGCATACCTTTGCCACCACGGTTACTCTAACCAACGGGGTTCCTATTGAGACCATTTCTAAAATGCTAGGTCATCGTAAACTGACCACTACGCAGATATATGCCAAAGTACTAGAAAAAAAGGTTTCTGATGATATGCAGCTTCTAAGGGAAAAACTAGAACAGTCCTAA
- a CDS encoding DUF6691 family protein, with product MRTFIYLVIGVFFGILLFKSEAASWFRIYEMFQFDSFHMYGIIGSALVVGVLGIQLIKRFNIKSFYGEEIVFTPKEKGFKRYLVGGIFFGLGWALAGACPGPIFTLLGAGFLPIVVVLISAVLGTYIYGLLKDKLPH from the coding sequence ATGAGAACTTTTATATATCTGGTTATTGGTGTTTTTTTTGGAATTTTGTTGTTCAAATCGGAAGCAGCTTCCTGGTTTAGGATTTATGAAATGTTTCAGTTTGATTCCTTTCACATGTATGGGATCATAGGTTCTGCCTTAGTTGTAGGAGTATTGGGAATTCAGTTGATAAAACGATTCAATATTAAGTCTTTTTATGGGGAAGAGATTGTTTTTACTCCCAAAGAAAAGGGCTTTAAAAGATATTTGGTCGGAGGCATCTTTTTTGGATTGGGATGGGCATTGGCGGGTGCATGTCCGGGGCCAATATTTACATTGTTGGGTGCTGGGTTTCTTCCAATTGTGGTTGTACTGATATCAGCAGTTTTGGGAACCTATATCTATGGATTGCTTAAAGATAAATTGCCACATTAA
- a CDS encoding YeeE/YedE family protein yields the protein MDLIYKPWPWYVSGPLIAMVMFLLIMIGKRFGMSSNLRTLCTICGAGKHASFFRFDWKSQKWNLVVVMGTIIGGYIGANFLSTDIAVHINADTAADLNSLGFNSVGTTYLPTELFSTTVFSDIKGMALLVIGGLLVGFGARYAGGCTSGHAISGLSNLQVPSLIAVIGFFIGGLFMVHVLFPLIF from the coding sequence ATGGATTTAATATATAAACCTTGGCCTTGGTATGTGTCCGGGCCATTGATTGCAATGGTCATGTTTTTACTAATCATGATTGGCAAGCGTTTTGGCATGTCATCCAACCTAAGAACGCTCTGCACTATTTGCGGGGCTGGAAAACATGCAAGTTTCTTTAGGTTTGATTGGAAGTCACAAAAATGGAACCTTGTAGTAGTTATGGGGACCATTATTGGAGGATATATTGGCGCCAATTTTTTGTCTACAGATATCGCCGTGCATATTAATGCGGACACCGCGGCCGATTTAAATTCCTTGGGTTTTAATAGCGTAGGAACGACCTACCTTCCAACAGAACTGTTTAGTACAACTGTATTTTCAGATATTAAAGGAATGGCTTTACTAGTTATTGGAGGTCTTCTTGTTGGCTTTGGAGCTCGTTATGCTGGCGGATGCACCTCTGGTCATGCCATTTCTGGTTTGAGCAATTTGCAGGTTCCTTCACTAATTGCAGTTATTGGTTTTTTTATTGGAGGTCTGTTTATGGTTCATGTTTTATTCCCTTTGATTTTTTAG
- a CDS encoding DUF2892 domain-containing protein, translated as MKKNMSGLDRMLRLIIALAVVVLYYFNVIEGTLAYVLMALAGVFLLTSFVSFCPLYALFRVNSIKLKK; from the coding sequence ATGAAAAAGAATATGAGCGGCCTTGACCGTATGCTAAGATTGATTATTGCATTAGCCGTGGTCGTATTGTACTACTTTAATGTAATAGAAGGAACTCTCGCCTATGTATTAATGGCTTTGGCAGGAGTATTTCTCTTAACAAGTTTTGTGAGCTTTTGCCCTTTATATGCACTTTTTAGGGTGAATAGCATTAAGCTGAAAAAATAG
- a CDS encoding sterol desaturase family protein, with protein MQDYFEAFANGFLGTTQWTWKSILFDVPWYTNYFWGLIVISLLVWGLEIIFPWRKEQSIFRKDFWLDGFYMFFNFFIFAIVISGVYKMLELLLGNIGVTAKSLAIIDFSNWPIWSQLLVFFVILDFVQWFTHVLLHKFPFLWRFHQVHHSVKEMGFAAHLRYHWMENIFYKPLKTFGVMILGGFEPEQAYIVHFAAIAIGHLNHANIKLTYGPLKYIFNNPVMHLYHHSYILPKGKFGVNFGISLSLWDYLFGTNYIPESGGKIRLGYPGDETLPKSFWGQLVYGFKKPKL; from the coding sequence ATGCAAGACTATTTTGAAGCTTTTGCCAATGGTTTTTTAGGAACCACCCAATGGACTTGGAAATCTATCTTATTTGATGTGCCATGGTATACGAATTATTTTTGGGGCTTGATTGTTATTTCACTTCTTGTTTGGGGGTTAGAGATTATCTTTCCGTGGAGGAAGGAACAATCTATTTTTAGAAAAGATTTCTGGTTGGATGGTTTCTATATGTTCTTCAATTTTTTCATTTTCGCTATTGTTATTAGTGGGGTTTATAAAATGTTAGAGCTTCTATTGGGCAATATTGGAGTTACGGCCAAGAGTCTTGCAATCATTGATTTTTCAAATTGGCCAATCTGGTCTCAGCTACTTGTCTTTTTTGTTATTCTAGACTTTGTACAATGGTTTACGCACGTATTGCTTCATAAATTTCCTTTTTTATGGCGATTTCATCAAGTGCACCATAGTGTAAAGGAAATGGGCTTTGCTGCCCATTTACGCTACCATTGGATGGAAAATATTTTTTATAAGCCACTTAAGACATTTGGAGTTATGATTTTGGGAGGGTTTGAACCAGAACAAGCCTATATTGTTCATTTTGCCGCCATAGCGATAGGTCATCTAAATCATGCCAATATTAAACTCACTTATGGCCCTCTAAAGTATATTTTCAACAATCCGGTAATGCACTTATATCATCATTCCTATATACTCCCCAAGGGAAAGTTTGGGGTTAATTTTGGAATTAGTTTGAGTCTCTGGGATTATTTGTTTGGGACCAATTATATTCCTGAAAGTGGTGGTAAAATTAGATTAGGATACCCAGGGGATGAAACTTTACCCAAAAGCTTTTGGGGACAATTGGTTTATGGTTTTAAAAAACCAAAGTTGTAA
- a CDS encoding heavy-metal-associated domain-containing protein has protein sequence MKTTIQIQNLKCGGCAKTITDKLSGLNGINKLTIEQETSSVIFEHQNSDVVFVAKDKLRALGYPAIDDENGILQKAKSFVSCANGKFRSN, from the coding sequence ATGAAAACAACAATTCAAATTCAAAACCTTAAATGTGGCGGTTGTGCCAAAACAATTACAGATAAGTTGTCCGGGTTAAATGGGATAAACAAATTAACGATAGAACAAGAAACATCATCGGTCATTTTTGAACATCAAAATAGTGATGTTGTTTTTGTTGCCAAAGATAAATTGAGAGCATTGGGATATCCGGCAATTGATGACGAAAATGGGATACTGCAAAAAGCAAAATCTTTTGTAAGCTGTGCCAACGGAAAATTCAGAAGCAATTAG
- a CDS encoding rhodanese-like domain-containing protein, whose product MSFLNFLFRGPINSDTIEELNAEDYRKAISDGRVQLVDVRTSREFASRHIKGAQNIDYFQQSAFKATFSKMDKDKPVYLYCQSGNRSQKAARKLVDMGFRAVYDLKGGYRTWKY is encoded by the coding sequence ATGTCATTCCTAAATTTTTTATTCCGAGGACCAATCAATTCAGATACTATAGAGGAGTTGAATGCCGAAGATTATAGAAAGGCCATCTCCGATGGTAGAGTACAGCTAGTTGATGTAAGAACCTCTAGAGAGTTTGCTTCTAGACATATTAAAGGAGCTCAAAATATTGATTATTTCCAGCAATCCGCATTTAAGGCTACTTTCTCTAAAATGGATAAGGACAAACCAGTATACCTGTATTGCCAATCTGGGAATAGAAGTCAAAAAGCAGCTAGAAAACTTGTGGATATGGGCTTTAGAGCAGTGTATGATCTAAAGGGAGGCTATAGAACATGGAAGTATTAA
- a CDS encoding rhodanese-like domain-containing protein, translating to MKSLLNVAFMSFCLLWISSCESEQESFIKKIDKETLIAEVIGKDVQLIDIRTPEEYRKGYIDDAINIDFLQEETFKKDIQKFDKNQPIYIYCRSGGRTGRASKLMQQMGFKKIFDYSGSYNDWSATE from the coding sequence ATGAAAAGCCTTTTGAATGTTGCCTTTATGAGTTTTTGTCTTTTATGGATTAGTTCATGTGAGTCTGAGCAAGAAAGCTTTATCAAAAAAATTGATAAAGAAACTCTTATAGCCGAGGTAATAGGAAAGGATGTACAATTAATAGACATAAGAACACCAGAGGAATATAGGAAAGGATATATTGATGACGCCATTAATATAGATTTTTTACAAGAAGAGACGTTCAAAAAAGATATTCAGAAATTTGACAAGAACCAACCCATTTATATCTATTGCAGAAGCGGGGGCAGAACAGGAAGAGCTTCAAAATTAATGCAACAAATGGGATTCAAAAAAATATTTGACTATTCTGGCTCGTATAACGATTGGAGTGCCACGGAGTAG
- a CDS encoding rhodanese-like domain-containing protein: MKIEQIYTGCLAQGAYYIESKGEVAIIDPLREVKPYLKRVREDGAKIKYIFETHFHADFVSGHVTLSKETGAPIIFGPNANPSFDAIIAKDEQEFRLGELTIKVLHTPGHTMESTTFLLIDETGKDHAIFSGDTLFLGDVGRPDLAQKAAHMTQEELAGTLFDSLRNKIMPLANDVIVYPAHGAGSACGKNMMKETVDTLGNQKKMNYALRSDMTKEEFVKEVTEGLLPPPQYFPLNVKMNKEGYEDIDDVLERGTQALSPDAFEIAANETGAIVLDVRHQDDFAKGHVPRSIFIGLGGSFAPWVGALIADVKQPILLVAPKGKEEETITRLSRVGFDGTLGYLKGEIEAWKSAGKEIDTVKSIDANEFKQRLSEEVPVFDVRKKTEYAAEHVGDAMLAPLDFINDHLSEFPEKETFYVHCAGGYRSMIAASILKSRGIHNLVDVAGGFKAIKEAGIPVTDFVCPTTLK, encoded by the coding sequence ATGAAAATAGAACAGATATATACCGGATGTTTAGCTCAAGGGGCATACTACATAGAAAGCAAGGGAGAAGTAGCAATTATTGATCCTTTAAGAGAAGTAAAACCTTATCTAAAAAGAGTGCGGGAGGATGGCGCAAAAATCAAATATATTTTTGAAACCCATTTCCATGCTGATTTTGTTAGCGGGCATGTAACACTCTCCAAGGAAACCGGAGCGCCCATTATTTTTGGCCCTAACGCCAACCCTTCCTTTGATGCCATTATCGCCAAGGATGAGCAAGAATTTAGACTAGGTGAGTTAACCATCAAGGTTTTGCATACCCCAGGGCATACTATGGAGAGCACAACTTTTCTATTAATAGATGAAACAGGGAAAGACCATGCCATTTTTAGTGGGGACACTTTGTTTTTAGGAGATGTGGGGAGACCAGATTTAGCGCAAAAGGCTGCCCATATGACCCAAGAAGAATTGGCTGGAACGTTGTTTGACAGCCTCCGTAACAAAATAATGCCTTTGGCAAATGATGTTATAGTATACCCGGCTCATGGAGCTGGCTCTGCATGCGGAAAGAATATGATGAAGGAAACTGTGGACACTTTGGGCAATCAAAAGAAAATGAACTATGCATTACGTTCAGACATGACCAAGGAGGAATTTGTAAAAGAGGTAACAGAGGGTCTTTTACCTCCGCCGCAATATTTTCCACTAAATGTGAAGATGAACAAAGAAGGTTATGAGGACATTGATGATGTTTTAGAGAGAGGAACCCAAGCGTTGTCGCCAGACGCTTTTGAAATTGCTGCAAACGAAACTGGAGCCATAGTATTAGATGTGAGACATCAGGATGATTTTGCAAAAGGTCATGTGCCTAGATCTATTTTTATTGGATTGGGCGGAAGCTTTGCGCCGTGGGTGGGGGCCTTAATTGCAGATGTGAAGCAGCCTATACTTCTAGTAGCTCCAAAAGGAAAAGAAGAAGAAACTATTACTCGTTTGTCCAGAGTAGGTTTTGATGGTACTTTGGGATATCTAAAAGGGGAAATTGAAGCATGGAAAAGTGCAGGAAAGGAAATTGACACCGTAAAAAGTATCGATGCCAATGAGTTTAAACAAAGGTTATCTGAAGAAGTTCCAGTATTTGATGTTAGAAAGAAGACAGAATACGCGGCAGAACATGTTGGAGATGCCATGTTGGCACCATTGGATTTCATCAATGACCACCTATCGGAATTTCCTGAAAAGGAAACATTTTATGTTCATTGCGCAGGAGGATATAGAAGTATGATTGCAGCTTCAATCCTTAAGAGCAGAGGAATTCATAACTTGGTAGACGTGGCGGGAGGATTTAAAGCCATCAAAGAAGCTGGAATTCCAGTAACGGATTTTGTCTGTCCTACAACCTTAAAATAA
- a CDS encoding SulP family inorganic anion transporter yields the protein MLKRYLPFLTWIPEYNRSFLFKDLIAGITVGVMLIPQGMAYALIAGLPPVYGLYAALVPNLIYAFTGSSRKLAVGPVALDSLIVASSLAAMKLANIDDYISMAIFLALFVGSIQLVMGFMRLGFLSNFLSKPVVSGFTSAAAIVIAISQLKHFFGLEITTNNTLETLQAIFGQLSKTNFYDLSIGFAAILVILGLKKLNRKLPAAMVVVILSILGIFFFMVNDTDVHIVGQIPKGLPAFRMPQLNIDLIIKAFPTAMALAFIAFAEAMTIAKAVEDQSNEYHTEPNQELRALGISNIIGSLFQSFPANAGLSRTAVNVNEGAKTGVASLVSVLVVGLTLLFLTPFFYYLPKSVLGAIILVAVYGLIDLKYPKQLWKQRKDEFFLLLVTFLTTLLIGISQGIIFGVLFSLLLLVNRTSKPHIAILGRIRGTDYFKNVDRFSSDIELADNILVLRFDGQLYFANKDYFKAELYKNILKKGNTLKYIILNAEAINYIDSSALNMLNQVVSDLKAKNIELLIAGVIGPTRDILFSSGLIEKIGKENLFVRTSEAFEYCTNKKEKNSIQEKVSLQSKTKHL from the coding sequence ATGCTCAAACGGTATCTTCCATTTTTAACATGGATACCCGAATACAACCGTTCTTTCCTTTTTAAGGATTTGATTGCCGGTATTACCGTTGGAGTTATGCTTATTCCTCAAGGAATGGCGTACGCTTTAATTGCAGGTCTTCCACCGGTTTATGGTTTGTATGCGGCCTTAGTACCAAATTTAATCTACGCATTTACAGGGTCAAGCAGAAAATTGGCAGTAGGTCCTGTTGCTTTGGATTCGTTGATTGTTGCTTCAAGTTTGGCTGCAATGAAGTTGGCAAATATTGATGACTACATCAGTATGGCTATTTTTTTAGCACTATTTGTTGGAAGCATTCAATTGGTAATGGGTTTTATGCGTCTTGGCTTTCTCTCAAATTTCTTGTCAAAACCGGTAGTTAGCGGTTTTACCTCTGCAGCGGCCATCGTTATTGCAATAAGTCAGCTTAAACATTTTTTTGGATTAGAGATAACCACCAATAATACCTTAGAGACCCTTCAGGCAATTTTTGGCCAATTATCAAAGACGAATTTTTATGATTTGAGCATCGGCTTTGCTGCTATTTTGGTGATTTTAGGATTAAAAAAACTGAATAGAAAATTACCGGCCGCAATGGTGGTGGTTATTCTATCTATCTTGGGCATCTTTTTTTTCATGGTGAATGATACCGATGTCCACATTGTTGGTCAGATACCAAAGGGATTACCCGCTTTTAGGATGCCTCAGTTGAATATTGACCTTATAATAAAGGCTTTTCCAACAGCAATGGCACTGGCTTTTATTGCCTTTGCCGAGGCAATGACGATAGCAAAGGCCGTTGAGGATCAAAGCAATGAATACCATACCGAACCCAACCAAGAGTTAAGGGCTTTGGGAATTTCCAATATTATTGGCTCTCTTTTTCAATCCTTTCCTGCAAACGCTGGCCTGTCAAGAACGGCAGTCAATGTAAATGAAGGGGCAAAGACGGGGGTCGCCTCTTTAGTTAGCGTACTGGTAGTAGGTCTAACACTACTATTTCTAACACCATTCTTTTACTATCTTCCAAAATCGGTTTTAGGGGCCATAATATTGGTTGCGGTATATGGGTTGATCGATTTAAAATATCCGAAGCAATTGTGGAAACAACGTAAAGACGAATTCTTTCTATTATTGGTTACGTTTCTTACAACTTTATTGATAGGGATTTCCCAAGGAATAATTTTTGGAGTTCTGTTTTCGCTCTTATTGTTGGTCAACCGAACCTCAAAACCCCATATTGCTATTTTAGGGCGTATAAGAGGTACTGATTATTTTAAAAACGTTGATCGTTTTAGTAGTGATATTGAATTGGCCGATAATATTTTGGTGCTCCGTTTTGACGGACAATTGTACTTTGCCAATAAGGATTATTTTAAAGCGGAGTTGTATAAGAACATTCTAAAAAAAGGGAATACGCTGAAGTATATTATTTTGAATGCTGAGGCAATTAATTATATAGATAGTAGTGCTTTGAATATGCTGAATCAAGTCGTGAGTGACTTGAAAGCAAAAAATATAGAATTACTTATTGCTGGTGTCATTGGACCTACCCGTGATATTTTATTCTCTAGTGGATTAATTGAAAAAATAGGGAAAGAAAACCTTTTTGTTAGGACTAGCGAAGCCTTTGAATACTGCACAAATAAAAAAGAGAAAAATAGCATTCAAGAGAAGGTTTCATTACAATCTAAAACAAAGCATTTGTAA